Proteins encoded within one genomic window of Bos mutus isolate GX-2022 chromosome 9, NWIPB_WYAK_1.1, whole genome shotgun sequence:
- the RWDD2A gene encoding RWD domain-containing protein 2A, with translation MSASMKECLQLQLLEMEMLFSMFPNQGEVKLEDVNALTNIKRYLDGIREALPPKIEFVITLQIEEPKVKIDLQVTMPHSYPYVALQMFARSPQLDRQQQLLLNKGLTSYIGTFDPGELCVCAAIQWLQDNSASYFLNRKLVDEPSTQAKPVKNTFLRMWIYSHHIYQQDLRKKILEVGKRLDVTGFCMTGKPGIICVEGFKEHCEEFWHTIRYPNWKHISCKHAESMETEGDGQDLRLFHSFEELLLEAHGDYGLRNDYHMNLGQFLEFLKKHKSEHVFQILFGIESKSSDS, from the exons ATGTCGGCTTCAATGAAGGAATGCCTTCAGCTTCAGCTGCTGGAGATGGAAATGCTGTTTTCTATGTTTCCTAACCAAGGAGAAGTAAAACTTGAAGATGTCAATGCCCTGACGAACATAAAGAGATACTTGGACGGCATAAGGGAGGCGTTGCCACCAAAAATCGAATTTGTGATCACCCTGCAGATCGAGGAGCCCAAG gTGAAAATTGACTTGCAAGTAACCATGCCTCACAGCTACCCCTATGTAGCACTACAGATGTTTGCACGGTCTCCACAACTTGACAGACAGCAGCAGCTGCTTCTCAACAAAGGCCTCACTTCCTACATCGGGACTTTTGATCCAGGGGAGCTCTGTGTGTGCGCGGCCATCCAGTGGTTACAGGACAACAGTGCCTCCTACTTCCTGAACAGAAAGCTCGTGGACGAACCATCGACACAAGCAAAGCCAGTCAAGAACACCTTCCTCCGGATGTGGATCTACAGTCACCATATATATCAGCAGGACCTCCGGAAAAAGATCCTGGAGGTCGGGAAAAGGTTGGACGTGACAGGATTTTGCATGACAGGAAAGCCAGGGATAATCTGTGTGGAGGGCTTCAAAGAGCACTGTGAGGAATTCTGGCACACAATCAGGTACCCCAACTGGAAGCACATTTCCTGCAAGCATGCGGAGAGTATGGAAACAGAAGGAGATGGGCAAGACCTGCgccttttccattcttttgaaGAATTACTCCTTGAGGCCCACGGTGACTACGGCTTGAGGAATGACTATCACATGAATCTgggccagttcttggaatttcTCAAAAAACACAAAAGTGAGCATGTTTTCCAGATATTATTTGGTATTGAAAGCAAAAGTTCTGACTCCTAG